One genomic window of Oceanibaculum indicum P24 includes the following:
- a CDS encoding restriction endonuclease subunit S, with translation MKAERLLALYEKVAEAPDAIARLRRFVLDLAVRGKLVPQDPADEPADQLLEHASIVRKGRIQTGELREAKGIRTPSRTEWLFDIPQNWSWSVADQLWDFENGDRSSNYPSRDQLVDDGIPFVNAGHLVNGRISLEEMNFITAEKFASLGGGKLRQGDQVYCLRGSLGKHAVFDLDRDAAIASSLVILRPVISDCVPYLSLYFDSDIAQTMLRRFDNGSAQPNLSSANLRKYEVPLPPLAEQRRIVAKVEELMALLDQMEAARQQREATRDRLTAASLARLTAHDSDAEAFRTHARFALNALPALTARPDQIKSLRQTILDLAVRGKLVRQDPTDEPASELLKRISVSQKKAFAEEGLKKRKPVLRLKREELPFNIPDSWELPSFDDLFVIVSGVTKGSRVSTDTAVELPYLRVANVQRGHLDLTVVKRIIVRGPDQERYRLRAGDILMTEGGDWDKLGRAAMWSNEIENCIHQNHIFRVRPPSPETLPEWVVMYVNSKLGRRFFEEASKQTTNLASINMTQLRSCPLPLPPLAEQHRIVAKVDALMALCDRLEAVLDSADTTRARLLEVLIADALNPELMQEMEAAE, from the coding sequence ATGAAGGCCGAACGGCTTCTGGCGCTCTACGAGAAGGTGGCAGAGGCACCCGACGCCATTGCCCGCCTGCGCCGCTTCGTGCTGGACCTCGCCGTGCGGGGCAAGCTGGTGCCGCAGGACCCGGCGGATGAACCGGCAGACCAACTACTCGAGCACGCAAGCATTGTGCGCAAAGGACGCATACAGACAGGAGAACTCCGCGAAGCCAAAGGCATTAGAACACCGTCGCGGACCGAATGGCTGTTCGACATCCCCCAAAATTGGTCTTGGAGCGTGGCCGATCAACTATGGGACTTCGAAAACGGTGACAGAAGCTCGAATTATCCTTCACGCGATCAACTTGTCGACGACGGCATCCCTTTTGTTAACGCCGGCCACCTTGTTAATGGTCGGATTTCACTTGAAGAAATGAACTTTATCACTGCTGAGAAGTTCGCGTCCTTAGGTGGAGGAAAATTGCGGCAAGGGGATCAGGTATATTGTCTTCGCGGTTCTCTAGGAAAGCATGCCGTCTTCGATCTTGATCGCGACGCCGCGATAGCATCCTCGCTTGTAATTCTGAGGCCGGTAATCTCCGACTGCGTTCCCTATCTTTCGTTATATTTTGATAGCGACATTGCCCAAACAATGCTCCGTCGCTTCGACAATGGATCGGCACAACCGAACTTGTCGTCTGCAAATCTAAGAAAATACGAAGTTCCCCTCCCGCCCTTGGCCGAGCAGCGGCGGATCGTGGCGAAGGTGGAGGAGCTGATGGCACTGCTCGACCAGATGGAGGCGGCTCGGCAACAGCGTGAGGCTACCCGTGACCGGCTGACCGCCGCCAGCCTCGCCCGCCTGACCGCGCACGATTCGGACGCCGAGGCCTTCCGCACCCACGCCCGCTTCGCCCTGAACGCGCTCCCCGCCCTCACCGCGCGCCCGGACCAGATCAAGTCGCTCCGCCAGACTATCCTCGACCTCGCCGTCCGAGGCAAACTGGTGCGTCAGGACCCAACCGACGAACCAGCGTCAGAGTTGTTGAAGCGGATTAGCGTTTCACAAAAAAAAGCCTTTGCCGAAGAAGGCCTCAAGAAGCGAAAACCGGTTCTTCGATTGAAACGAGAGGAACTCCCATTCAATATTCCGGATAGCTGGGAGCTCCCATCTTTCGACGATCTGTTTGTTATTGTTAGCGGTGTAACAAAGGGCAGCAGGGTTTCGACCGATACGGCAGTTGAATTGCCATACCTACGTGTTGCCAATGTTCAGCGCGGACATCTTGATCTCACGGTGGTGAAACGGATCATCGTTAGAGGTCCTGATCAAGAACGTTACCGGCTAAGAGCTGGTGATATTCTCATGACTGAGGGGGGCGACTGGGACAAACTTGGGCGCGCAGCTATGTGGAGCAATGAAATCGAGAATTGTATCCACCAGAACCACATATTCCGCGTCCGACCGCCATCGCCGGAAACCTTGCCCGAGTGGGTAGTTATGTATGTCAACAGTAAGCTGGGAAGGCGTTTCTTTGAGGAAGCCTCAAAGCAGACCACGAATCTCGCCTCAATTAACATGACGCAGCTACGTTCCTGTCCTCTCCCTCTACCGCCCCTCGCCGAACAGCACCGCATCGTGGCGAAAGTCGATGCCCTCATGGCCCTCTGTGACCGGCTGGAGGCTGTTCTTGACAGTGCCGATACCACCCGCGCCCGCCTGCTCGAGGTCCTCATTGCCGACGCACTGAACCCCGAATTAATGCAAGAGATGGAAGCGGCGGAATGA
- a CDS encoding HsdM family class I SAM-dependent methyltransferase, whose protein sequence is MSIRTLVKSIQDIMRQDSGVDGDAQRISQLCWMFFLKIIDDQDQEFELLKEGYRSPIPARLQWRAWAADPEGITGEELLAFINGDLFPTLKERPPATPRARTVRDVFEDAYNYMKSGQLMRQVVNKINQIDFNNLSERQHFGDIYEQILNDLQSAGNSGEYYTPRAVTSFMVRMIDPRPGETLFDPACGTGGFLTCAIRHMRDHYVKRPEDEVALQAGLRAVEKKQLPHMLAVTNMLLHGVEDPSFLRHDNTLARPYISWGKDERVDIVLTNPPFGGREEDGIESNFPQHFRTRETADLFLALIIRLLKPGGRAAVVLPDGSLFGEGVKTRLKEALMEECNLHTIVRLPNSVFRPYASIGTNLLFFEKGTPTRDIWFWEHRVPEGQKAYSMTRPIRLEHLDDCAAWWGGPRREGRVESDRAWKVSAEEVKARGYNLDIKNPHTVADDHGDPEALLADLTAAEAEVAALRDQLKVILSEALAR, encoded by the coding sequence ATGTCCATCCGCACCCTCGTCAAATCCATTCAGGACATTATGCGCCAGGATAGCGGCGTCGATGGCGATGCGCAGCGCATCAGCCAGCTCTGTTGGATGTTCTTCCTCAAGATCATCGACGATCAGGACCAGGAATTCGAACTGCTGAAGGAGGGCTACCGCTCACCCATCCCTGCCCGCCTCCAATGGCGCGCCTGGGCGGCCGATCCGGAGGGCATCACCGGTGAGGAGCTGCTGGCCTTCATCAATGGCGACCTCTTCCCCACGCTGAAGGAGCGGCCCCCGGCCACGCCCCGCGCACGCACCGTCCGCGACGTGTTCGAGGATGCCTATAACTACATGAAGTCCGGCCAGCTGATGCGGCAGGTGGTCAACAAGATCAACCAGATCGACTTCAACAACCTGTCCGAGCGCCAGCATTTCGGCGACATCTACGAGCAGATCCTGAACGATCTGCAATCCGCCGGCAATTCGGGCGAATATTACACCCCGCGCGCCGTCACCTCCTTCATGGTGCGGATGATCGACCCCAGGCCGGGCGAGACGCTGTTCGATCCGGCCTGCGGCACCGGCGGTTTCCTGACCTGTGCCATCCGCCATATGCGTGACCACTACGTGAAGCGCCCCGAGGACGAAGTCGCGTTGCAGGCCGGTCTCCGCGCGGTGGAGAAGAAGCAGCTTCCCCACATGCTGGCCGTCACCAACATGCTGCTGCATGGCGTCGAGGACCCGTCTTTCCTGCGCCACGACAACACCCTCGCCCGCCCCTACATCTCCTGGGGCAAGGATGAGCGGGTGGATATAGTGCTCACCAACCCGCCCTTCGGCGGGCGCGAGGAAGACGGGATCGAGAGCAACTTCCCGCAGCATTTCCGCACACGCGAAACCGCCGACCTGTTCCTGGCCCTGATCATTCGCCTGCTGAAGCCCGGCGGGCGCGCGGCGGTGGTCCTGCCCGATGGCTCGCTGTTCGGTGAGGGCGTGAAGACCAGGCTGAAGGAGGCGCTGATGGAGGAGTGCAACCTCCACACCATCGTGCGCCTGCCGAACTCGGTCTTCCGCCCTTACGCCTCCATCGGCACCAACCTGCTGTTCTTCGAAAAAGGCACGCCGACCAGGGATATCTGGTTCTGGGAGCATCGCGTACCAGAGGGACAGAAGGCCTATTCCATGACCCGGCCGATCCGGCTGGAGCATCTGGACGATTGCGCCGCTTGGTGGGGTGGCCCGCGCCGTGAGGGGCGGGTGGAATCCGACCGCGCCTGGAAGGTCAGCGCCGAGGAGGTGAAGGCGCGCGGCTACAATCTCGACATCAAGAACCCGCATACCGTGGCGGATGACCATGGCGATCCGGAGGCGCTGCTGGCCGACCTGACCGCCGCCGAGGCCGAAGTCGCCGCACTCCGCGACCAGTTGAAGGTAATACTGTCGGAGGCGCTGGCGCGATGA
- the hsdR gene encoding EcoAI/FtnUII family type I restriction enzme subunit R → MNKRGLSERDICTKFITPALRSAGWDEMLQIREEVSFTRGRIIVRGKLVTRGRVKRADYILYYKPNIPIALIEAKDNSHSVGDGMQQALGYAETLNIPFVFSSNGDGFVLHDRTRASSPREMTLALDVFPAPADLWARYRAWKGLDAEAEQVVLQDYYDDGSGKTPRYYQVNAVNTAIEAIAKGQDRVLLVMATGTGKTYTAFQIIWRLWKAGRKKRILFLADRNVLIDQTMVNDFRPFGGAMAKLSTNAKTIERQDGSSEELTLALDRKRRIDTAYEVYLGLYQAITGPEERQKLYREFSPDFFDLIVIDECHRGSAAEDSAWREILEYFSSATQIGLTATPKETKYVSNIAYFGDPVFSYSLKQGISDGFLAPYKVVKVHIDRDVQGYRPEMGQLDRYGEEVEDRIYNTKDFDRTLVIDDRTKLVAQKVTQFLKESGDRYQKTIVFCVDQEHAARMRQALVNENANLVAENPRYVMRITGNDAEGQAQLGNFIDPESTWPVIVTTSRLLSTGVDAQTCRLIVLDREVGSMTEFKQIVGRGTRVHEDTRKFYFTLIDFRGATSHFADPDFDGEPVQIYEPKEDEPIDPPEAPPTDEEGEPLPEVPGEGETIVDEPGLPETPPGGQRKKIYVDGIGATIIAERVEYLNESGRLVTESLRDFTKRALRKRFASLDDFLRSWNASERKRAILDELAAEGLPLDPIVEELGKDLDPFDLICHVAFDAKPLTRRERAENVKKRDVFTKYGPQARAVLDALLAKYADEGVLNLDDANVLRIAPFSSLGTPIELVRAFGGKPGFEKAVHEMQNALYEAAI, encoded by the coding sequence ATGAACAAGAGGGGCCTCTCGGAACGCGACATCTGCACCAAGTTCATCACGCCGGCGCTTCGCAGTGCGGGTTGGGACGAAATGCTGCAGATCCGCGAGGAGGTAAGCTTCACCCGGGGCCGGATCATCGTCCGTGGCAAGCTGGTGACGCGCGGTCGGGTCAAGCGCGCCGACTACATTCTCTACTATAAGCCTAACATCCCGATTGCGCTGATCGAAGCGAAAGACAACTCGCATAGCGTTGGCGACGGCATGCAGCAGGCGCTGGGCTACGCCGAGACGCTCAATATCCCGTTTGTCTTCTCCTCGAATGGCGACGGCTTCGTCTTGCATGATCGCACCCGCGCCAGCAGTCCGCGCGAGATGACCCTGGCTCTGGATGTCTTCCCCGCGCCTGCGGATCTGTGGGCGCGTTATCGCGCTTGGAAAGGTCTGGATGCCGAAGCGGAGCAGGTCGTCCTTCAGGATTATTACGACGATGGCAGCGGCAAGACGCCCCGCTACTATCAGGTTAACGCCGTCAACACCGCGATTGAAGCCATCGCCAAGGGACAAGACCGCGTGCTGTTGGTCATGGCCACGGGAACCGGAAAAACCTACACCGCCTTCCAGATCATCTGGCGCCTGTGGAAGGCCGGCCGGAAGAAACGCATTCTGTTCCTGGCGGATCGCAATGTGCTGATCGACCAGACCATGGTGAACGATTTCCGCCCGTTCGGTGGCGCCATGGCAAAGCTCTCGACCAACGCCAAGACCATCGAGCGGCAGGATGGCAGCAGCGAGGAGCTGACACTCGCGCTGGATAGGAAGCGCCGCATCGATACCGCCTATGAGGTCTATCTCGGCCTCTATCAGGCCATCACCGGGCCGGAGGAGCGCCAGAAGCTCTACCGGGAATTCTCGCCGGACTTCTTCGACCTCATCGTCATCGACGAATGCCATCGCGGCAGTGCCGCCGAGGATTCGGCCTGGCGGGAAATCCTCGAATATTTCTCATCCGCCACCCAGATCGGCCTGACCGCCACGCCGAAGGAGACGAAGTACGTCTCCAACATCGCTTATTTCGGCGATCCGGTATTCTCCTACTCGCTGAAACAGGGCATCAGCGACGGATTCCTGGCGCCCTACAAGGTCGTGAAGGTCCATATCGACCGCGATGTGCAAGGCTACCGCCCGGAGATGGGCCAGCTCGACCGCTACGGCGAAGAGGTTGAGGATCGCATCTACAACACCAAGGATTTTGACCGCACGCTGGTCATCGACGATCGCACGAAGCTGGTTGCACAGAAAGTCACCCAGTTTCTGAAGGAAAGCGGCGACCGCTACCAGAAGACCATCGTGTTCTGCGTCGATCAGGAACATGCGGCGCGCATGCGCCAGGCTCTGGTCAACGAGAATGCCAATCTGGTCGCCGAGAACCCCCGCTACGTCATGCGCATCACCGGCAACGATGCCGAGGGACAGGCCCAGCTCGGCAACTTCATTGACCCGGAATCGACATGGCCGGTGATCGTAACCACCTCGCGGCTGCTCTCGACCGGCGTTGATGCGCAGACATGCCGTCTGATTGTGTTGGACCGCGAGGTCGGCTCCATGACCGAGTTCAAGCAGATCGTCGGCCGCGGCACCCGCGTCCATGAGGACACCCGCAAGTTCTATTTCACGCTGATTGATTTTCGGGGCGCGACCAGCCATTTCGCCGATCCTGATTTCGATGGCGAGCCGGTACAGATCTACGAGCCGAAGGAAGACGAGCCAATCGACCCACCGGAAGCGCCGCCGACCGACGAAGAGGGCGAACCGCTGCCAGAGGTGCCTGGCGAAGGCGAGACCATTGTCGATGAACCGGGTCTGCCGGAAACGCCCCCAGGTGGGCAGAGGAAAAAAATCTATGTCGATGGCATCGGCGCCACCATCATTGCCGAACGCGTCGAATATCTGAACGAGAGTGGCCGTCTGGTCACGGAATCCCTGCGTGACTTTACCAAGCGCGCCCTGCGCAAGCGCTTCGCCAGCCTGGATGACTTCCTAAGGAGCTGGAACGCCAGCGAGCGCAAGCGGGCCATTCTGGACGAATTAGCGGCCGAGGGTCTGCCGCTAGACCCCATCGTCGAGGAGCTGGGCAAGGACCTCGACCCCTTCGATCTGATCTGCCATGTCGCCTTCGACGCCAAGCCGCTGACCCGCCGCGAGCGGGCGGAAAATGTGAAGAAGCGCGATGTCTTCACGAAATACGGGCCGCAAGCCCGCGCCGTGCTCGATGCGCTGCTGGCAAAATATGCCGACGAGGGCGTGCTGAACCTCGACGATGCAAACGTCCTGCGGATCGCCCCTTTCTCAAGCCTCGGCACGCCGATAGAACTGGTGCGCGCCTTCGGCGGCAAGCCCGGCTTCGAGAAGGCCGTGCATGAAATGCAGAACGCCTTGTATGAAGCTGCGATTTAA
- a CDS encoding DUF3883 domain-containing protein: MSNGPWTDAENDLIVADYFAMLADDIAGRPYSKAKHRRALLPLLNGRSESSVEFKHQNISAVLKGFGEAWIPGYKSAFNFQMSLADAVARWLALNPGWLERLPDAQPSMGLREAASLWVGSAPTLSNQPPPQELEQMLHIARKFDVAGRDERNRALGRAGEERVLMHERATLQAAGRGDLSRKVRWVSQEDGDGAGYDIASFAQDGRPRLIEVKTTNGWERTPFHITRNELAVADERRSEWCLFRLWNFAREPRAFELYPPLDAHVSLTATTFQASFN, encoded by the coding sequence ATGTCGAACGGGCCCTGGACGGACGCAGAGAACGATCTGATCGTCGCGGATTACTTCGCGATGCTGGCCGACGATATCGCCGGTCGCCCCTACAGCAAGGCCAAGCATCGCCGGGCGTTGCTCCCGCTGCTCAATGGCCGGTCCGAAAGCTCCGTCGAGTTCAAGCACCAGAACATCAGCGCCGTCCTGAAGGGGTTCGGCGAGGCATGGATTCCCGGCTACAAGTCGGCCTTCAATTTCCAGATGTCACTGGCGGACGCCGTGGCCCGCTGGCTGGCGCTCAATCCGGGCTGGCTCGAGCGTCTGCCCGACGCGCAACCTTCCATGGGGCTCCGCGAGGCAGCATCGCTGTGGGTGGGGTCGGCGCCAACGCTATCGAACCAGCCGCCGCCGCAGGAATTGGAGCAGATGCTCCACATCGCTCGCAAATTTGATGTAGCAGGACGGGACGAACGCAACCGCGCCTTGGGTCGAGCTGGCGAGGAACGGGTGTTGATGCATGAGCGTGCCACGCTACAGGCAGCCGGGCGCGGCGATCTGAGCCGAAAGGTGCGCTGGGTATCGCAGGAAGATGGTGACGGTGCCGGCTATGACATCGCCAGCTTCGCACAGGACGGGCGTCCGCGCCTGATCGAAGTAAAGACGACGAATGGCTGGGAGCGCACGCCCTTTCACATCACCCGCAACGAGCTGGCTGTCGCAGATGAGCGGCGTTCCGAATGGTGCCTGTTCCGGCTCTGGAACTTTGCGCGCGAGCCACGCGCCTTCGAGCTCTACCCGCCGCTCGACGCCCATGTCTCGCTGACCGCAACGACCTTCCAGGCAAGCTTTAACTAA
- a CDS encoding Ppx/GppA phosphatase family protein, which yields MRVINKPYRPETARMPADFPPAPDTLVRDRAEADTSPLPSRGAPVFAALDLGTNNCRLLVARPARRERGCEGFKVIDAFSRVVRLGEGVCSSGLLSPAAMDRTVEALRICAQKMERRQVTSFRAVATEACRRAANCTDFMARVKDETGLDIEIIDTEEEAALAVAGCVPLLDRDTPYGLVFDIGGGSTEVSFFRLEEGGGHELRKIISIPLGVVSLAERFGCQDIGRTVYEAMIAEVAPHLEKFEAICSIGQRIKAGEVQMLGTSGTVTTLAGMSMGLARYDRSKVDGTFLGFDQVEEMTTRLVSLDYAGRAAQPCIGHDRADLVLAGCAILDAICRRWPVGRLRVGDRGVREGILFGLLQKHETGRVRHATGPHYRRLTL from the coding sequence GTGCGTGTCATCAACAAGCCCTATCGCCCCGAGACTGCCCGGATGCCTGCGGACTTTCCGCCGGCGCCGGACACGCTCGTCCGCGACAGGGCAGAGGCTGATACGTCCCCGCTGCCGTCCAGGGGTGCGCCGGTTTTCGCAGCGCTCGATCTCGGCACCAATAATTGCCGGCTGCTGGTCGCCCGCCCGGCGCGGCGCGAGCGCGGCTGCGAGGGCTTCAAGGTCATCGATGCTTTCTCGCGCGTGGTGCGGCTGGGCGAGGGCGTGTGCTCCAGCGGCCTGCTGTCGCCCGCCGCGATGGACCGCACGGTCGAGGCGCTGCGCATCTGTGCGCAGAAGATGGAGCGCCGGCAGGTGACCTCCTTCCGCGCGGTCGCCACCGAGGCCTGCCGCCGTGCCGCCAACTGCACCGACTTCATGGCGCGGGTGAAGGACGAGACCGGCCTTGACATCGAGATCATCGATACCGAGGAGGAGGCGGCGCTGGCCGTCGCCGGCTGCGTGCCGCTGCTCGACCGCGATACGCCCTATGGGCTGGTCTTCGATATCGGTGGCGGCTCGACCGAAGTGTCCTTCTTCAGGCTGGAGGAGGGCGGCGGGCACGAGCTGCGCAAGATCATCTCCATCCCGCTGGGGGTGGTCAGCCTGGCGGAGCGGTTCGGCTGCCAGGATATCGGCCGCACTGTCTATGAGGCGATGATCGCCGAGGTTGCCCCGCATCTGGAGAAGTTCGAGGCGATCTGCTCCATCGGCCAGCGCATCAAGGCCGGCGAGGTGCAGATGCTGGGCACGTCGGGCACGGTCACCACCCTGGCCGGCATGTCGATGGGCCTCGCGCGCTATGACCGGTCCAAGGTGGACGGCACCTTCCTGGGTTTCGACCAGGTGGAGGAGATGACCACGCGGCTGGTCTCGCTGGATTATGCCGGCCGCGCGGCGCAGCCCTGCATCGGCCATGACCGCGCCGACCTGGTGCTGGCCGGCTGCGCCATCCTGGATGCGATCTGCCGGCGCTGGCCGGTCGGGCGCTTGCGGGTCGGCGACCGCGGCGTGCGCGAGGGCATCCTGTTCGGGTTGCTGCAGAAGCACGAGACCGGCCGCGTACGCCATGCCACCGGGCCGCATTACCGCCGCCTGACGCTTTAG
- a CDS encoding RlmE family RNA methyltransferase: MSRGSGPSGRRGPAVRVKTARKRSHSSTLWLQRQLNDPYVAEAKRLGYRSRAAFKIAQLDDKFGFFKGAKRIVDLGAAPGGWTQVAVERAPNATIVALDILPMDEMGGVTVLHMDFLAEDAPERLKTALGGKADLVLSDMAPPTTGHTKTDHLRIMGLCEIALAFAEEVLAPGGTFLCKVFQGGTEGALLNRMKLCFATVKHAKPPASRSDSAELYVIASGFRGAPDEDTE; encoded by the coding sequence ATGAGTCGCGGCAGCGGCCCATCCGGGCGTCGCGGGCCGGCGGTCCGGGTGAAGACGGCGCGCAAGCGCTCGCATTCCTCCACCCTGTGGCTGCAGCGCCAGCTGAACGACCCCTATGTGGCGGAGGCCAAGCGCCTCGGCTACCGCTCCCGCGCGGCCTTCAAGATCGCCCAGCTGGACGACAAGTTCGGCTTCTTCAAGGGGGCGAAGCGCATCGTCGATCTGGGCGCGGCACCGGGCGGCTGGACCCAGGTGGCGGTGGAGCGCGCGCCGAACGCGACCATCGTGGCGCTGGACATCCTGCCGATGGACGAGATGGGCGGCGTCACCGTGCTGCATATGGACTTCCTGGCTGAGGACGCGCCGGAACGGCTGAAGACGGCGCTGGGTGGCAAGGCCGACCTGGTGCTGTCCGACATGGCGCCGCCGACCACCGGCCATACCAAGACCGACCATCTGCGCATCATGGGGCTGTGCGAGATCGCGCTGGCCTTCGCGGAGGAGGTGCTGGCGCCGGGCGGCACCTTCCTGTGCAAGGTGTTCCAGGGCGGTACTGAAGGCGCGCTGCTGAACCGCATGAAGCTGTGCTTCGCCACGGTGAAGCATGCCAAGCCGCCGGCCAGCCGCTCCGATTCGGCGGAGCTGTATGTCATCGCCAGCGGCTTCCGAGGCGCGCCGGATGAAGATACGGAATAA
- a CDS encoding ATP-dependent helicase, whose protein sequence is MSMTTNSSPDFRPATPRPAYLDTLNAAQRQAVETLDGPVLVLAGAGTGKTRVLITRLAHLLVTGRAKPWNILAVTFTNKAAREMRERIAAIIGPAAEQIWLGTFHAICVRILRRHAELVGLKSNFTILDADDQVRLLKQLLQAEGIDDKRWPARVLMGTIQRWKDRALSPDRVPAEDAMDLAGGRIVQLYRQYQERLLTLNAADFGDLMLHCVELFQKHPEVLAEYHDRFKYMLVDEYQDTNVAQYLWLRLLAQKNKNICCVGDDDQSIYGWRGAEVGNILKFEKDFPGAAVIRLEQNYRSTPHILAAAGGLIAKNEGRLGKTLWTETNEGEKVRVRGVWDGEEEARTVGEEVEALQRAGNSLSEMAVLVRAGFQTREFEERFVTLGVPYRVVGGPRFYERLEIRDAIAYLRIIAQPDDDLAFERIVNTPRRGLGDATLQAAHQLARAQGTSLMAACRQLVGTDELKPKPRKSLSDLIRDFDRWRAELAHMPHPDLAQLVLDESGYTAMWQADKSPEAPGRLENLKELIRAMEEFESLAGFLEHISLVMENAEDSSLDQLSIMTLHSAKGLEFDTVFLPGWEEGLFPHQRALDESGAQGLEEERRLAYVGLTRARKRADILYAANRRVHGLWQNSLPSRFVSELPADHVEQVTEGGLFGGTARQSEWGAASRGGLYASSPPRDGGGYFEAGRRFPRREQPTLEGVPYSVATNKPNADGFQRGTRVFHQKFGMGTVRAVEADKLEIDFDKAGTKKVLAAFVEKK, encoded by the coding sequence ATGTCCATGACCACGAATTCCTCCCCCGATTTCCGTCCGGCCACGCCCCGGCCTGCCTATCTCGACACGCTGAATGCCGCACAGCGCCAGGCCGTGGAGACGCTCGACGGGCCGGTCCTCGTGCTGGCCGGTGCGGGTACTGGCAAGACCCGCGTGCTGATCACCCGGCTCGCCCATCTGCTGGTCACCGGCCGGGCGAAGCCGTGGAACATCCTGGCCGTCACCTTCACCAACAAGGCGGCGCGCGAGATGCGCGAGCGCATTGCCGCGATCATCGGCCCGGCGGCGGAGCAGATCTGGCTCGGCACCTTCCACGCCATCTGCGTGCGCATCCTGCGCCGCCATGCCGAGCTGGTGGGGCTGAAGAGCAACTTCACCATTCTGGATGCCGACGATCAGGTGCGGTTGCTGAAGCAGCTGTTGCAGGCCGAGGGCATCGACGACAAGCGCTGGCCGGCCCGCGTGCTGATGGGCACCATCCAGCGCTGGAAGGATCGTGCGCTCAGTCCCGACCGGGTGCCGGCGGAAGACGCGATGGACCTGGCCGGCGGCCGGATCGTGCAGCTCTACCGTCAGTATCAGGAGCGGCTGCTGACGCTGAACGCCGCCGATTTCGGCGATCTGATGCTGCATTGCGTGGAGCTGTTCCAGAAGCACCCGGAGGTACTGGCGGAATATCACGACCGCTTCAAATACATGCTGGTGGACGAGTATCAGGACACCAATGTCGCGCAGTATCTGTGGCTGCGGCTGCTGGCGCAGAAGAACAAGAACATCTGCTGCGTGGGCGATGACGACCAGTCGATCTATGGCTGGCGCGGGGCCGAGGTCGGCAACATCCTGAAGTTCGAGAAGGATTTTCCCGGCGCCGCGGTCATCCGGCTTGAGCAGAATTACCGCTCCACCCCGCATATCCTGGCCGCTGCCGGCGGGCTGATCGCGAAGAATGAGGGGCGTCTCGGCAAGACGCTGTGGACCGAGACGAACGAGGGCGAGAAGGTCCGCGTGCGCGGCGTCTGGGACGGCGAGGAGGAGGCCCGCACCGTCGGCGAGGAGGTGGAGGCGCTGCAGCGCGCCGGCAACTCGCTGTCGGAGATGGCGGTGCTGGTGCGTGCCGGTTTCCAGACCCGCGAGTTCGAGGAACGCTTCGTCACGCTGGGCGTGCCCTACCGGGTGGTCGGCGGGCCGCGCTTCTACGAACGCCTCGAAATCCGCGATGCCATCGCCTATCTGCGCATTATCGCGCAGCCGGACGACGATCTCGCCTTCGAGCGCATCGTGAACACGCCCCGGCGCGGGCTGGGCGATGCCACATTGCAGGCCGCGCACCAGCTGGCGCGCGCGCAGGGCACCTCGCTGATGGCGGCGTGCCGGCAGCTGGTCGGCACCGACGAGCTGAAGCCGAAGCCGCGCAAGTCGCTGTCCGACCTGATCCGCGATTTCGACCGCTGGCGCGCCGAGCTGGCCCATATGCCGCATCCCGACCTCGCCCAGCTGGTGCTGGACGAGAGCGGCTATACCGCCATGTGGCAGGCCGACAAGTCGCCGGAGGCGCCGGGTCGGCTGGAAAACCTGAAGGAGCTGATCCGCGCCATGGAAGAGTTCGAGAGCCTGGCGGGCTTCCTCGAACATATCAGCCTGGTGATGGAGAATGCCGAGGACAGCTCGCTTGACCAGCTCTCGATCATGACGCTGCACAGCGCCAAGGGGCTGGAATTCGACACGGTGTTCCTGCCGGGATGGGAGGAAGGGCTGTTCCCGCACCAGCGCGCGCTGGACGAAAGCGGGGCGCAGGGGCTGGAGGAGGAGCGCCGCCTCGCCTATGTCGGGCTGACGCGGGCGCGCAAACGGGCAGATATCCTCTATGCCGCCAACCGCCGGGTGCATGGGCTGTGGCAGAATTCGCTGCCCTCGCGCTTCGTCTCCGAGCTGCCGGCCGATCATGTCGAGCAGGTGACCGAGGGCGGGCTGTTCGGCGGCACGGCGCGGCAAAGCGAATGGGGGGCGGCCAGCCGGGGCGGGCTCTATGCCTCCAGCCCGCCGCGCGATGGCGGCGGCTATTTCGAGGCGGGACGGCGGTTCCCGCGTCGCGAGCAGCCGACGCTGGAGGGCGTGCCCTACAGCGTGGCGACCAACAAACCGAATGCCGACGGGTTCCAGCGCGGCACCCGCGTGTTCCACCAGAAATTCGGCATGGGCACGGTGCGCGCGGTGGAGGCCGACAAGCTGGAGATCGATTTCGACAAGGCCGGCACCAAGAAGGTGCTGGCGGCCTTCGTGGAGAAGAAATGA